In the genome of Halobacteriovoraceae bacterium, one region contains:
- a CDS encoding acetoacetate--CoA ligase, whose translation MQSKNTSMQKFMEDICAKEGIESNYLSLHEWSVRRPVDFWIELIKFYNLEVTGDFSHAIDPTDFNGYHWFPNLKLNFAKNLLRNSDSDRIALKSVVEGKAVRELSYKQLYNEVARFQRSLKGLLLPGDVLACYMPNICETVISMLASSALGAQFTSTSSDFGVEGVVDRFGQSKPKVLVAAVAYQYNGKIYDQSDKIKRILEELPFIEKIVLVDFLDTGIKLEGEKFVTYKEFVSNEFSTVEFEEFPFSHPLYIMYSSGTTGKPKCIVHSAGGTLLQHVKELGLHSNLTEDKTIMYFTTCGWMMWNWLVSSLYFGSTIVLYEGSPGYPSPQEFTEIINSEKINIFGTSPKFLRALEDYLITGHKTLSHFRTLELMLSTGAPLLPEQFDFVDQHFKKGLHLSSICGGTDIIGCFMLGNPILPVKRGEIQCLGLGMDVGCFSEQGEESVESEGELVCKQSFPSRPLYFLNDADQKKIKAAYFERFPGVWHHGDFIKITEEKSVQVFGRSDATLNPGGVRIGTSEIYRQTETIHYLEDSICVGKQVEGDVEVHLYVKLRSGEELTQQRISEIKSIIRTNTTPRHVPKIVKAVSDIPYTRSGKKMEMAVTRLINGRALTNIEAVANPESLENWKEK comes from the coding sequence ATGCAATCAAAAAACACAAGCATGCAAAAATTCATGGAAGATATTTGTGCAAAAGAGGGGATAGAATCAAACTATTTGTCACTTCATGAATGGAGCGTCCGCAGGCCTGTTGATTTTTGGATAGAACTCATCAAATTTTACAATTTAGAAGTAACAGGTGATTTTTCTCACGCAATAGATCCAACTGATTTTAATGGATATCATTGGTTTCCAAACTTAAAGCTAAATTTTGCTAAAAACCTCCTGAGAAATTCTGATTCAGATAGAATAGCTCTTAAAAGTGTGGTTGAAGGTAAAGCTGTTAGGGAACTTTCTTATAAGCAACTTTACAATGAAGTCGCTAGGTTTCAGAGGTCATTAAAAGGACTTCTTTTACCGGGAGATGTTCTCGCATGTTATATGCCTAATATCTGTGAGACAGTCATTTCAATGTTGGCCAGCAGTGCTTTAGGTGCTCAATTTACCTCAACTTCTAGTGACTTTGGTGTTGAAGGTGTCGTTGATCGTTTTGGGCAGTCAAAACCTAAAGTTTTAGTCGCAGCTGTTGCTTATCAGTATAATGGAAAAATCTATGATCAATCTGATAAAATTAAACGCATTTTAGAAGAACTACCTTTTATCGAAAAAATTGTCCTGGTGGATTTTTTAGATACGGGTATAAAATTAGAAGGTGAAAAATTTGTAACGTACAAAGAGTTCGTTTCAAATGAGTTCAGTACTGTTGAGTTCGAAGAATTTCCATTTTCCCATCCCCTTTACATTATGTATTCATCAGGAACAACAGGAAAACCAAAATGTATCGTTCACAGTGCTGGGGGAACTCTACTTCAACATGTTAAAGAACTAGGTTTACATTCGAATCTAACAGAAGATAAAACTATTATGTATTTCACAACATGTGGCTGGATGATGTGGAATTGGCTTGTTTCTTCGCTATATTTTGGTTCAACCATTGTTCTTTATGAAGGCTCTCCCGGTTATCCTTCCCCTCAAGAGTTCACTGAAATAATAAATTCAGAAAAAATTAATATCTTTGGAACTTCCCCTAAATTTTTGAGGGCCTTGGAAGATTATTTGATAACTGGCCATAAAACATTAAGTCATTTCCGTACATTGGAACTTATGTTAAGCACAGGGGCACCCCTTCTTCCAGAGCAATTTGATTTCGTTGATCAACATTTTAAAAAAGGTCTGCATCTATCATCTATTTGTGGTGGGACTGATATTATTGGTTGTTTTATGCTTGGAAACCCCATTCTTCCTGTGAAACGTGGTGAAATACAATGCCTTGGACTTGGGATGGATGTGGGGTGTTTTAGCGAGCAAGGTGAAGAATCCGTTGAAAGTGAAGGGGAGTTAGTTTGCAAACAAAGTTTTCCTTCAAGGCCTCTGTATTTTTTAAACGATGCTGATCAAAAGAAAATCAAGGCAGCTTATTTTGAGCGTTTTCCAGGTGTGTGGCATCATGGTGATTTTATTAAAATCACTGAGGAAAAAAGTGTACAGGTTTTTGGGAGAAGTGATGCGACTTTAAATCCTGGTGGCGTTCGCATTGGAACTTCTGAAATCTACCGACAGACGGAGACAATTCATTATTTAGAAGATAGTATTTGTGTTGGAAAGCAAGTTGAAGGAGATGTAGAAGTTCATCTCTACGTAAAACTACGTTCAGGAGAAGAACTTACACAACAGAGGATTTCAGAGATTAAGTCAATTATTCGTACAAACACAACTCCAAGACATGTTCCTAAGATCGTTAAAGCAGTATCAGATATTCCTTATACACGCTCTGGGAAAAAAATGGAGATGGCCGTTACGAGATTAATAAATGGCAGAGCTCTTACAAATATAGAGGCGGTTGCTAATCCTGAATCACTTGAAAATTGGAAGGAAAAGTAG
- the metG gene encoding methionine--tRNA ligase translates to MKKKLLVTSALPYANGPLHFGHLSGAYLPADVFVRHKRLSDVKTMYICGSDEHGVAIMLKANELKKDYRDYVNQWHENHKDLFKKYRVDFDFFGQTSKEYHAKEVKIWFGKLHSKGFIETKDEQQLFCNSCKNHLPDRFVEGKCYVCGYEKARGDECPDCGTWIESIKLIEPTCQICGSKEIEEVTVTQYYLMLSKYHNEYRQWLKDKQTSWRKTVFPYVESLTNENLHDRAITRDLDWGIDVPLDEAKGKKLYVWFDAPIGYVSNTKQYFEEKGIQEDYLKDWWQNPDTEIVNFIGKDNIIFHGVIFPMMSMASERVRPVDVVAASQFLNLNGKQFSKSTGNYVDAIEAFEKYGDDALRYYLLSISPETMDSSFTWEGMAAKVNGELANNIGNLVNRCLKFWEKNWKDGIDCQVIRDFSDREIAKKIQSKVNEFHNCLNNYEIKKGLETVMSMGHDVNLYFTEKEPWAVYKNDQAKASEIIAETGMAILILSVFLSPFIPTLSEKIQSHFSDVVTDDFKKAIYKGDFSIINSVFKNNLALNGTPQALVPKIELK, encoded by the coding sequence GTGAAAAAAAAGTTACTAGTTACCTCGGCCCTGCCTTACGCGAATGGGCCACTACATTTTGGGCACCTCTCTGGTGCATACTTACCAGCTGATGTCTTTGTGAGACATAAAAGATTAAGTGACGTTAAAACCATGTATATATGTGGATCTGATGAGCATGGTGTTGCAATTATGCTCAAAGCAAACGAGCTTAAAAAAGACTATCGTGACTATGTTAACCAGTGGCATGAAAATCATAAAGACCTATTTAAAAAATACCGGGTTGATTTTGATTTTTTTGGACAAACATCAAAAGAATACCATGCAAAAGAAGTAAAGATTTGGTTTGGAAAACTCCATTCAAAAGGTTTTATCGAAACCAAAGACGAACAGCAATTATTTTGTAATAGCTGCAAAAACCATTTACCAGATAGGTTTGTAGAAGGAAAATGTTACGTTTGTGGGTATGAAAAGGCCAGAGGTGACGAATGTCCAGACTGCGGAACTTGGATTGAGTCCATCAAACTCATTGAACCTACTTGTCAAATATGTGGAAGCAAGGAAATTGAAGAAGTCACTGTGACTCAGTATTATCTTATGCTCTCTAAGTATCACAACGAGTATAGGCAATGGCTTAAAGATAAACAGACCTCTTGGCGAAAAACTGTATTTCCATACGTTGAATCATTAACAAATGAAAACCTACATGATAGGGCCATCACAAGAGATCTCGATTGGGGAATTGATGTTCCTCTAGATGAGGCCAAAGGTAAAAAACTTTATGTTTGGTTTGATGCTCCGATTGGCTATGTTTCAAACACGAAACAGTACTTTGAAGAAAAAGGAATACAGGAAGATTACCTCAAGGACTGGTGGCAAAATCCAGATACTGAAATAGTAAACTTCATTGGGAAAGATAATATTATATTTCATGGAGTGATCTTTCCAATGATGTCTATGGCCTCTGAAAGAGTAAGACCAGTGGATGTCGTTGCTGCGAGCCAGTTTTTAAACCTCAATGGAAAACAGTTTTCAAAATCCACCGGTAATTATGTTGATGCAATTGAGGCCTTTGAAAAATATGGTGACGATGCCCTTAGATATTATCTTTTATCCATTTCTCCTGAAACAATGGATAGTAGTTTCACTTGGGAAGGCATGGCCGCAAAGGTAAATGGAGAGTTAGCAAATAATATTGGAAATTTAGTCAATCGCTGCCTCAAATTTTGGGAAAAAAATTGGAAAGATGGGATTGATTGCCAAGTCATTCGAGACTTTTCTGATCGAGAAATTGCCAAGAAAATTCAATCCAAAGTCAATGAGTTTCATAATTGCTTAAATAATTATGAAATCAAAAAGGGCCTTGAGACTGTTATGTCTATGGGGCATGATGTGAATCTATATTTTACTGAAAAAGAACCTTGGGCCGTTTATAAAAATGATCAGGCCAAGGCCAGCGAAATTATTGCCGAAACAGGGATGGCCATTTTGATACTTTCTGTTTTCTTATCTCCATTTATTCCAACCTTGAGTGAAAAAATTCAATCTCATTTTTCTGATGTTGTGACAGACGATTTCAAAAAGGCGATTTATAAAGGAGATTTTTCTATCATCAATAGTGTATTTAAAAACAATTTAGCACTTAATGGAACACCACAAGCTCTCGTTCCTAAAATTGAACTGAAATAA
- a CDS encoding response regulator — MDRNKKKLNYIALGIFTPLLICFIGLALYWNFSFSLNQQKRNIVVKSNIIRFTINTHIENLIRSLKDTASDDRVINLLMKRDNLSQSEANFLKDKKLLGLECNASIYDDKEQLIFGKNIELAPWSQEIFSKNAQYYYDFVILKESQYLRIAVPVTVSTKIVGILISDIKLTDFYGQLELHQVMPIRYFTKHGIVELPDQISDQDFKDSSEIKFNNDHYVKFYYNRYNFGNAIEDNLKLDIFIVLFILAIGMILFYILGQKYFVKESRELEAKTIELKDLNYIQDAVLNSTSNAVIATDLNGTITYYNSEAEKMLVYTSQEVLHLLSIDTFYNTKENEDYINEVNECYGTNFKKGIDAILFKSNITKKPEIKEWTFTRKDGRVLPVRVTNTILRDKKGNIAGFLTLAEDITTQKRARYIQSKAIEKIEQMSELKSQFLANMSHEIRTPMNGVIGMTDSLLETELTSEQRDMITTLKKSGEILINIINDILDFSKIEAGKLEIEYRTFNLEEAVNDVYKIFYPMARSRNIDLTLNLQGAPEYFYGDELRLKQILTNLVSNAIKFTSEGLVNLELSTYQSDITIKVVDTGIGIPKDKLRYIFDAFRQADSTISRKHGGTGLGLAICNSLVKLMKGKINIKSKLNEGTTIDISLPHDQSKIDMSRIHEVHESKKEERLDCKGLKILLVEDNKINQKVVTKFLSHYEVELSVTENGRDAIDKYKEEHFDIILMDMQMPVMDGIEATKLLRSEFSDRPYIIAMTANAFKEDKQRCFDVGMNDFVSKPISKKAFEAALKKYYSSNISKSA; from the coding sequence ATGGATAGAAATAAAAAAAAATTAAATTATATCGCTCTAGGTATTTTTACGCCACTGCTGATATGTTTTATAGGTCTAGCACTCTATTGGAACTTCTCATTTTCGCTCAACCAGCAAAAAAGAAATATTGTTGTAAAATCGAATATTATCAGATTTACGATTAATACACATATTGAAAATTTAATTCGATCATTGAAAGATACTGCTAGTGACGATCGAGTGATAAACCTCTTGATGAAAAGAGATAATCTCTCTCAAAGTGAAGCTAACTTTTTAAAAGACAAAAAACTTTTAGGTCTAGAGTGCAATGCATCCATCTACGACGATAAAGAGCAATTAATATTTGGTAAAAATATAGAATTAGCTCCATGGTCGCAAGAAATTTTTAGTAAAAATGCACAATATTATTACGACTTTGTGATTTTAAAAGAATCGCAATATCTAAGAATTGCAGTACCAGTTACGGTAAGTACAAAAATTGTGGGAATACTCATTTCAGATATTAAACTGACTGATTTCTATGGACAATTGGAACTTCATCAAGTGATGCCAATTCGCTACTTCACAAAACACGGGATTGTTGAATTGCCTGATCAAATAAGTGATCAAGATTTTAAAGATAGTTCTGAAATCAAATTCAATAATGATCACTATGTGAAGTTCTATTACAATAGATATAATTTTGGAAATGCCATCGAAGATAATCTGAAATTGGATATATTCATTGTATTGTTCATTCTTGCAATAGGTATGATTCTTTTTTATATTTTGGGGCAAAAATATTTTGTCAAAGAGTCTAGAGAATTAGAAGCAAAGACCATAGAATTAAAAGACCTCAACTATATTCAGGATGCTGTTTTGAATTCAACTTCAAATGCAGTTATCGCAACAGACTTAAATGGGACAATAACGTATTACAATAGTGAAGCGGAGAAGATGCTAGTGTATACATCTCAAGAAGTATTGCATCTTCTTTCAATCGATACTTTTTATAATACAAAAGAAAATGAAGATTATATAAATGAAGTTAATGAATGTTATGGAACGAATTTTAAAAAGGGAATAGACGCTATTTTATTCAAATCAAATATCACAAAAAAACCAGAGATCAAGGAGTGGACATTTACGCGAAAAGACGGAAGAGTCCTTCCGGTTCGTGTGACGAATACAATATTAAGAGATAAAAAGGGAAATATTGCAGGTTTTTTAACACTGGCCGAAGATATTACAACACAAAAAAGGGCCAGATATATACAAAGTAAAGCGATTGAAAAAATTGAGCAAATGAGTGAGCTTAAAAGTCAGTTTCTTGCGAATATGAGTCATGAGATTAGAACTCCGATGAATGGAGTTATTGGGATGACCGATTCACTTCTTGAGACTGAACTCACTTCGGAACAGAGGGATATGATCACGACGTTGAAAAAGTCAGGAGAAATTCTTATTAATATTATTAATGATATTCTTGATTTTTCAAAAATTGAAGCTGGTAAGCTTGAAATAGAGTATAGAACTTTTAATTTAGAAGAAGCAGTTAATGATGTTTATAAAATCTTTTATCCAATGGCCCGTTCTCGAAACATTGACTTAACGCTTAATCTACAGGGAGCACCAGAGTATTTCTATGGAGATGAATTGCGTTTAAAACAAATCCTTACTAATCTAGTGAGCAATGCGATTAAATTCACATCTGAAGGATTAGTTAATTTAGAATTGAGTACATATCAATCGGACATAACGATTAAAGTTGTAGATACGGGTATTGGGATTCCAAAAGACAAGTTACGTTATATTTTTGATGCTTTCAGACAGGCAGATTCAACGATTTCAAGAAAGCATGGAGGAACAGGTTTAGGTTTGGCGATCTGTAATTCTCTTGTCAAATTAATGAAAGGAAAAATCAATATTAAGTCTAAATTGAATGAAGGAACGACAATAGATATTTCCCTGCCTCATGATCAGAGTAAGATTGATATGTCCAGAATTCATGAAGTCCATGAGTCCAAAAAAGAAGAAAGACTAGATTGCAAAGGCCTGAAAATTCTTTTAGTGGAAGATAATAAGATCAATCAAAAAGTAGTTACTAAGTTTTTAAGTCATTACGAGGTGGAGTTATCTGTGACGGAAAACGGAAGAGATGCAATTGATAAGTATAAAGAAGAGCATTTTGATATTATTCTAATGGATATGCAGATGCCGGTTATGGATGGTATTGAGGCCACGAAGCTTTTGCGCAGTGAATTTTCTGATCGTCCCTATATCATTGCAATGACGGCCAATGCTTTCAAAGAGGATAAGCAGCGTTGTTTTGATGTAGGAATGAATGATTTTGTTTCAAAACCAATTTCTAAAAAAGCTTTTGAAGCAGCACTTAAAAAGTACTATTCATCTAATATTTCTAAGTCGGCCTGA
- a CDS encoding UvrD-helicase domain-containing protein, which yields MISLAGLNKAQRQAAETIKGPVLILAGAGTGKTRTITYRIGHMVLNLNIPPKDILAVSFTNKAAKEMRERVQTLLGKSRTRGMTLATFHSLGVQILKNEITNLGYHKNFSIYDTSDQLSIIRAALKNYSADKKAYDHKIILGKIGLLKNHGISESEYVNSFHFDPESSYDLATEYAYKYYQEKLRFYNAIDFDDILFLTVKLFRENPEIAHRYSENFKYIMIDEYQDTNTLQFQLVLALTSTHKNLCVVGDDDQAIYAFRGADISNILNFEKYFPEAKIIKLEENYRSTSPILNLANQVIKKNKNRRDKTLWSQNGSQQVPLLWAMGDSDHEAQVIVDEIAKYQSQGKHLADIAILYRSKTQVPVFEDELRMQNVPYTIIGGQKLYEKKEVKDLLAFLMVIQNVRDELSLRRILNIPNRGIGVATLNKYIEKANEHSISLFQSLEEFPDIDPKRKHSIEEFTKIINDFKSIFRDKKLPEAISILIERIDFFKFIEKQYDNPKQIERRKEDVMRLIESAERFEKFQMEHASLKTFIERIVLQDSQDKENESQEDNDIRKNEVTLMTLHSSKGLEFPIIYLIGVEEEILPHKKVIKEGSDISEELRLCYVGITRAKEKLIMSYCKERNLYGKTIKRNISRFLIDLKDKNLFLEQDRTTFGHLTEEEAKNYKKEFFSGLMSLLD from the coding sequence ATGATTTCATTAGCAGGACTAAACAAAGCACAGCGACAAGCAGCCGAAACAATTAAGGGGCCAGTACTCATCTTGGCCGGCGCAGGTACCGGAAAAACTCGAACAATCACCTATCGGATTGGTCATATGGTGCTCAATTTAAATATTCCTCCAAAAGATATCTTAGCGGTTAGTTTTACAAATAAGGCCGCAAAAGAGATGCGTGAAAGGGTTCAAACTTTATTAGGAAAAAGTAGAACTCGAGGTATGACACTTGCGACTTTTCATTCCCTAGGTGTACAAATACTCAAAAATGAAATCACTAACCTTGGGTATCATAAAAATTTTTCAATATATGATACTTCTGACCAATTGAGCATCATTCGAGCTGCTTTAAAAAACTATTCTGCCGACAAGAAGGCCTATGATCATAAAATAATATTAGGTAAGATTGGACTTCTTAAAAACCATGGGATTTCAGAGAGTGAGTATGTTAATTCATTTCACTTTGATCCTGAATCTTCATATGATCTCGCGACGGAATATGCTTATAAATATTATCAGGAAAAACTTCGTTTTTATAATGCAATAGACTTTGATGATATATTATTTTTAACGGTAAAACTCTTTAGAGAAAACCCTGAAATTGCCCATCGTTATTCTGAGAATTTCAAATATATTATGATTGATGAATATCAAGATACAAATACTCTTCAGTTTCAGCTTGTTCTCGCTTTAACTTCGACTCATAAAAACCTTTGTGTTGTTGGAGATGACGATCAGGCAATCTATGCTTTTCGAGGAGCTGATATTTCTAATATTTTAAATTTTGAAAAATATTTCCCTGAAGCTAAAATTATTAAGCTTGAAGAAAACTACCGTTCTACGTCTCCCATTTTAAATCTGGCCAATCAAGTTATTAAAAAAAATAAAAACCGCAGGGATAAAACCTTATGGTCACAAAATGGTAGTCAGCAAGTCCCACTATTGTGGGCAATGGGAGACTCGGATCATGAAGCTCAAGTGATTGTCGATGAGATTGCCAAGTATCAATCTCAAGGCAAACACCTTGCAGATATTGCCATTTTGTATCGTTCAAAAACACAAGTTCCAGTTTTTGAGGATGAACTACGTATGCAAAATGTTCCTTATACAATTATTGGTGGACAAAAACTTTATGAAAAAAAAGAAGTCAAAGATTTGCTTGCTTTTTTAATGGTGATTCAAAATGTGAGAGATGAACTTTCTCTAAGGAGAATTCTCAATATTCCAAATAGAGGAATCGGTGTGGCCACACTGAATAAATATATTGAAAAAGCTAATGAGCATTCAATTTCTCTTTTTCAATCACTTGAAGAATTTCCAGATATTGATCCGAAACGAAAACATTCAATTGAAGAGTTCACCAAAATAATTAATGATTTCAAATCCATTTTTAGAGACAAAAAATTACCTGAAGCGATATCAATTCTTATCGAAAGAATTGATTTTTTTAAATTTATTGAAAAACAATATGACAATCCTAAGCAAATTGAGAGAAGAAAAGAAGATGTCATGAGACTTATTGAATCTGCCGAGAGATTTGAAAAATTTCAGATGGAGCATGCCTCTCTGAAAACATTTATTGAAAGAATCGTACTTCAAGATTCTCAAGATAAAGAAAATGAATCTCAAGAAGATAATGATATAAGAAAGAATGAAGTCACTCTTATGACTTTACACTCATCAAAAGGACTTGAGTTTCCCATCATCTACCTCATTGGCGTTGAAGAGGAGATTCTTCCACATAAAAAAGTAATCAAAGAGGGATCAGACATTAGTGAAGAGCTTAGACTGTGCTACGTTGGAATTACAAGAGCGAAAGAAAAGCTAATCATGAGTTATTGTAAAGAGAGAAATCTTTACGGTAAAACCATTAAAAGGAATATTTCTCGATTTTTAATTGATTTAAAAGACAAAAATCTTTTTTTGGAACAAGACAGAACGACGTTTGGTCATTTGACAGAGGAAGAGGCCAAGAATTACAAAAAAGAATTCTTTAGTGGCCTCATGTCTTTACTAGATTGA
- a CDS encoding transporter, giving the protein MKYFFLGFISVSVLAGTLKVPIDLPSTKVLPKGVRNISFKGLAVNGSTKYSNSGESVGVGDALNTTVTYGDLISGQSDATKAATLENLIMDLGKSDDQILTETIGQVDIKASAYVPVIAYGLTSKVTLALAIPIIETSRNIIVGVNTINPNEVSELKNKIEEKSVVKAEEFVEKINSPIPSKLSEYGYDELQNYKETNLGDIKLVSKINTFENKINAITLATSVTLPTGRELDINRVADVPTGDGQIDVGVGLHYDYFLTNSITLSSLSQLTWELSDIVERRIPKNSKSSLSDDIDSVVVRDIGDSVLQQIAVSYNKNGFNAGVGYSFQYKSRDEYQGDKYQQERYDLLGKETFSRMHAAQVVLGYDTLSLFKEKKFPVPLRLLINQSWVIDGKNVVNDPLTSVDFALFF; this is encoded by the coding sequence ATGAAGTATTTTTTCTTAGGATTTATTAGTGTTTCTGTATTGGCCGGAACTTTAAAGGTCCCTATAGATTTACCTTCAACCAAGGTTCTTCCAAAAGGTGTGAGAAATATCTCCTTTAAAGGGCTGGCCGTAAATGGGAGTACAAAATACTCAAATAGCGGAGAAAGTGTAGGCGTTGGGGATGCACTGAATACGACTGTTACATATGGTGATTTGATTTCAGGACAAAGTGATGCAACAAAAGCAGCTACACTTGAAAATTTGATTATGGATCTTGGAAAGAGTGATGATCAGATTCTTACAGAAACTATTGGACAAGTCGATATTAAAGCGTCTGCTTACGTACCTGTCATTGCCTATGGACTTACTTCAAAAGTGACCCTTGCATTGGCCATTCCGATAATTGAAACTTCAAGGAACATTATTGTTGGAGTGAATACAATAAATCCTAATGAAGTGAGTGAGTTAAAAAATAAAATCGAAGAAAAAAGTGTTGTAAAAGCAGAAGAATTTGTAGAAAAAATAAATAGTCCAATTCCGAGTAAGTTAAGTGAATATGGCTATGATGAATTACAAAATTACAAAGAAACTAACCTCGGTGATATTAAACTCGTTTCTAAGATCAATACCTTCGAAAATAAGATTAATGCTATCACTCTGGCCACTTCAGTGACTCTGCCTACAGGACGTGAATTAGATATTAATCGTGTTGCGGATGTACCAACTGGAGATGGACAAATAGATGTTGGAGTTGGTCTTCACTACGATTATTTTCTAACAAATTCAATTACACTTTCTTCTCTCTCCCAATTGACGTGGGAATTATCCGATATTGTGGAGAGAAGGATTCCTAAAAATTCAAAAAGTTCTTTATCAGATGACATCGATAGTGTTGTGGTGAGAGATATTGGAGACTCTGTCTTGCAACAAATTGCCGTTTCATACAATAAGAATGGATTTAATGCAGGTGTAGGCTATTCTTTCCAATATAAAAGCAGGGATGAGTATCAAGGAGATAAATACCAGCAAGAACGTTATGATCTGTTAGGAAAAGAGACATTTAGTCGCATGCACGCTGCGCAGGTCGTTCTGGGTTATGACACTTTGTCTCTTTTTAAAGAAAAGAAGTTTCCCGTGCCCTTAAGACTTTTAATCAATCAATCATGGGTTATTGATGGGAAAAATGTCGTGAATGATCCATTAACCTCCGTAGACTTTGCTCTGTTTTTCTAG
- a CDS encoding transposase produces MIYVEEIGLEYEFIPIKCPNKNAYIESFFSILEIQFLQVWYFKNMSDVFEKLVNFIEFYNTDRLNGSLDYNSPIEFKNKFNKGSYQNYQVSA; encoded by the coding sequence ATCATTTATGTAGAAGAAATAGGTCTTGAATATGAATTTATTCCCATTAAATGCCCAAATAAGAATGCTTATATTGAAAGTTTTTTCTCTATTTTAGAAATTCAGTTTTTACAAGTTTGGTACTTTAAAAATATGAGTGATGTGTTTGAAAAGTTGGTTAATTTTATTGAATTCTACAATACTGATAGATTGAATGGTTCACTCGATTACAATTCACCAATAGAGTTTAAAAATAAATTTAATAAAGGAAGTTATCAAAATTATCAGGTGTCAGCTTAA
- a CDS encoding prepilin-type N-terminal cleavage/methylation domain-containing protein gives MGNYGFTLLEVIITLRIMTIETLGLSQLFLSTQNITIE, from the coding sequence TTGGGAAATTATGGATTTACCCTTCTAGAAGTAATAATAACTCTCAGAATTATGACAATAGAAACATTGGGATTAAGCCAACTATTTCTGTCAACTCAGAACATTACAATCGAGTAA
- a CDS encoding enoyl-CoA hydratase/isomerase family protein — protein MSKKLVLKEVRDSVCWLTLNRPNQSNALNSQLIHEFIEELNICERDASIRCVVVTGAGKNFCAGGDIDKMLTKEDIFAGESNELRNLYAQNIQKIPQTIESMQTPIIAYINGAAVGAGLDLACMCDIRVGTVNSRMGETFANLSLVPGDGGTFFLSRIVGFAKAMEMFLTCDILSYEESLKVGLLNHVYDIDTARKDCQKLALKIASKAPVGIALTKQALKQAQNSNLYDHLQLLAAFQGIAQRTQDHFEGLRAFREKRDPKFFGI, from the coding sequence ATGAGTAAAAAACTTGTTTTAAAAGAAGTGAGAGACTCTGTCTGTTGGTTAACTCTAAATCGCCCAAATCAAAGCAATGCTCTGAACTCTCAACTAATTCATGAGTTTATTGAAGAACTAAACATATGCGAAAGAGATGCCTCCATTAGATGTGTTGTTGTTACAGGTGCTGGAAAAAATTTTTGCGCAGGTGGGGACATTGATAAAATGCTTACAAAGGAAGATATTTTTGCTGGTGAATCTAATGAACTCCGAAATCTTTACGCTCAAAATATTCAAAAAATCCCACAAACAATAGAGTCAATGCAGACTCCAATTATTGCTTATATCAATGGAGCGGCCGTCGGCGCTGGTCTAGACTTGGCCTGTATGTGTGATATTCGTGTTGGAACAGTGAACTCCCGCATGGGTGAAACTTTTGCCAACCTTTCTCTAGTCCCAGGTGACGGAGGTACTTTTTTTCTGAGCAGAATTGTAGGTTTTGCAAAAGCAATGGAAATGTTTTTAACGTGCGATATTTTGTCTTATGAGGAATCTTTAAAAGTAGGTCTTTTAAATCATGTCTATGATATTGATACAGCAAGAAAAGACTGTCAGAAATTGGCCCTAAAGATAGCTTCTAAAGCACCTGTTGGTATTGCCCTAACAAAACAGGCCCTAAAGCAAGCTCAGAATTCAAATCTATATGATCATTTGCAATTACTTGCCGCTTTCCAAGGAATTGCTCAAAGAACACAAGATCATTTTGAAGGGCTAAGGGCATTTAGAGAAAAGCGAGATCCTAAGTTTTTCGGAATTTAA